From Pseudomonas poae, the proteins below share one genomic window:
- a CDS encoding C40 family peptidase — protein sequence MRISRALEAQMRQHAEARYPEEACGLLIRTGSGRVYWPCLNAAASASEHFVISRNAWCEAEDQGQVLAVVHSHNNGSARPSQADRVSCELHELPWAIVAWPGGEIGWLKPEGYTAPLLGRDFTHGVLDCYTLIRDWYAREWGLTLPDYPRTDRWWENKHGPSLYQHHFAEAGFVQVDNPQRGDVLIMEIGRTYHPNHAAIFLGTDGSLSSERAPDLGGSGPFFIHHLHGRSSTREVYGPDWAQRTRLILRHREARP from the coding sequence ATGCGAATCAGCCGCGCCCTGGAGGCGCAGATGCGGCAGCACGCCGAGGCAAGGTATCCGGAGGAGGCGTGCGGGTTGTTGATCCGCACCGGCAGCGGGCGCGTGTATTGGCCGTGTCTCAACGCTGCCGCCAGTGCTTCGGAGCATTTTGTAATTAGCCGCAATGCCTGGTGCGAGGCCGAGGATCAGGGCCAGGTGCTGGCGGTGGTGCATAGCCATAACAACGGCAGTGCGCGGCCTAGTCAGGCGGATCGGGTGAGTTGTGAGTTGCATGAACTGCCCTGGGCGATTGTGGCCTGGCCAGGTGGGGAGATTGGTTGGCTCAAACCCGAAGGCTACACCGCGCCGCTGCTGGGGCGCGACTTCACCCATGGCGTGCTGGATTGCTACACGCTGATCCGCGATTGGTATGCGCGGGAGTGGGGGCTGACCTTGCCCGATTACCCGCGCACCGACCGGTGGTGGGAGAACAAGCACGGCCCCAGCCTTTATCAGCATCACTTCGCCGAGGCCGGGTTTGTGCAGGTCGACAATCCCCAGCGCGGCGATGTGCTGATCATGGAAATCGGCCGCACCTATCACCCCAACCACGCGGCGATATTTTTAGGCACGGACGGTTCGCTCTCGAGCGAACGGGCGCCCGATTTGGGTGGCAGTGGTCCGTTTTTTATTCATCACCTGCACGGGCGCAGTTCGACCCGCGAGGTGTATGGGCCGGATTGGGCGCAGCGTACGCGGTTGATTTTGCGGCATCGCGAGGCGCGGCCATGA
- a CDS encoding tail assembly protein, translated as MSQRTVRLYGVLRKHFGRDFPLEVSSPAEGISALCYLLPGFERFLRDAELRGLVFSVFAGQRNLSEQELPLSTRDDSVIRIVPLVAGSKSAGMFQTILGVALVALGYFSFGTTSPWGMGLIAAGTGAAVGGVMQMLAPIPKPGLGRDEEGNRASYAFGGAVTTVAQGNPWPVLYGEREIGGAVLSGGIYAQDQV; from the coding sequence ATGAGCCAGCGCACGGTGCGGTTGTATGGCGTGTTGCGAAAGCATTTTGGCCGGGACTTTCCGCTGGAGGTGTCCAGCCCCGCGGAGGGCATCAGTGCGTTGTGCTATTTGCTGCCAGGCTTTGAGCGCTTTCTGCGGGATGCCGAGTTGCGAGGGTTGGTGTTCTCGGTGTTCGCTGGCCAACGCAATCTGAGCGAGCAGGAATTGCCCCTCAGCACTCGCGACGACAGCGTGATCCGCATCGTGCCGTTGGTGGCGGGTAGCAAAAGCGCCGGGATGTTTCAGACCATCCTCGGCGTCGCGTTGGTTGCGCTGGGGTATTTCAGCTTCGGCACCACGTCACCTTGGGGCATGGGCCTGATCGCAGCGGGCACCGGCGCGGCTGTCGGCGGTGTGATGCAGATGCTTGCACCGATCCCAAAGCCGGGGCTGGGCCGAGACGAGGAGGGCAACCGCGCGAGTTACGCGTTCGGCGGCGCCGTCACCACCGTCGCGCAGGGCAATCCGTGGCCGGTGTTGTACGGTGAACGTGAGATTGGCGGCGCGGTGTTAAGCGGCGGCATCTACGCCCAGGATCAGGTCTGA
- a CDS encoding phage tail protein, with amino-acid sequence MDTFVWPVRLGSSGQIEQRVQINEFGDGYVQVIGVGLNNQAEAWDVSVTGVLAKIQPVREFLDQHRGSRSFQWTSPGGNAARFRATGYRLLPHGKGIYTLSWTFQQVFYP; translated from the coding sequence GTGGACACCTTCGTTTGGCCGGTGCGCCTTGGCTCATCCGGCCAGATCGAGCAGCGCGTGCAGATCAATGAGTTTGGCGACGGCTACGTGCAGGTGATCGGTGTCGGCCTCAACAATCAAGCCGAAGCCTGGGACGTTTCCGTGACCGGTGTGCTGGCCAAGATCCAGCCGGTGCGTGAGTTTCTGGATCAGCATCGCGGTTCACGCTCTTTCCAATGGACATCACCAGGCGGCAACGCAGCGCGTTTTCGCGCAACCGGTTACCGCCTGTTGCCCCACGGCAAAGGCATCTACACCCTGAGCTGGACCTTCCAACAAGTCTTCTATCCCTGA
- a CDS encoding phage minor tail protein L yields MAINTDVQLLEPGDAVRLYEVDATHLGGDLMRFHGHMQDGTIIWQGQAYEPISIEAKGLDLNGDGRPALPTLTVGNEIAGVRGALSALCLHLDDLAGAKVTIRETFRHYLDAANFPDGNPQASDQQRVMSWFIEQKTDEDEMQLEFQLSSPADLQGIKVPTQQITSLCRWACMNQYRGEACAYIGTALFTKHDEPTDDPAQDRCAGRWRSCKVRGNTARFGGAPGSSLIIRR; encoded by the coding sequence ATGGCCATCAACACCGACGTCCAACTGCTGGAGCCGGGTGACGCCGTTCGCCTGTACGAAGTCGATGCCACACACCTGGGCGGCGACCTGATGCGCTTTCACGGCCACATGCAGGACGGCACGATCATCTGGCAGGGCCAGGCTTATGAGCCGATCAGCATCGAAGCCAAAGGCCTGGACCTCAACGGCGACGGTCGCCCCGCATTGCCGACGCTGACAGTGGGCAACGAAATCGCAGGGGTACGCGGTGCTCTCTCGGCCTTGTGCCTGCACCTGGACGACCTGGCCGGGGCCAAGGTGACCATCCGCGAAACCTTCCGCCATTACCTCGACGCCGCTAACTTCCCTGACGGCAACCCGCAGGCCAGTGACCAGCAACGCGTCATGAGCTGGTTTATCGAACAGAAAACCGATGAAGACGAGATGCAGCTGGAGTTCCAACTCTCCAGCCCGGCGGACTTGCAGGGCATCAAAGTTCCCACGCAACAAATCACCAGCCTGTGCCGCTGGGCCTGCATGAACCAGTACCGAGGCGAGGCCTGCGCGTACATCGGCACCGCGCTGTTCACCAAGCACGACGAACCCACTGATGACCCCGCACAAGACCGCTGCGCGGGGCGCTGGCGCAGTTGCAAGGTACGCGGCAACACCGCGCGGTTTGGTGGGGCGCCCGGTTCGAGTTTGATTATTCGGAGGTAG